One Trichoderma atroviride chromosome 7, complete sequence DNA segment encodes these proteins:
- a CDS encoding uncharacterized protein (BUSCO:EOG092D3RZ8~TransMembrane:1 (o233-254i)): MLIIGLTGSIATGKSTVSSLLSSAPHSLPVVDADVLAREVVEPGTRGYRAIVKHFGPMAPDLLFPASDTMPENGPDGKGRPLNRAVLGRLVFGDEPQMQKNRAVLSSIVHPAVRLGMVKMVTACYLKGHWAVVLDVPLLFESKLDKFCGVTMVVAVTEPETQLRRLMDRNPDLSREDAENRVKSQMDVRLKAERCLSAGPGKGVALWNDGSKEELKTQLDEELRKLKAANPEWWSWLMLGCPPLAVALASWRFWQNIQAEKRWREAQEKERSD; encoded by the coding sequence ATGCTCATCATCGGATTAACTGGGTCCATCGCGACCGGCAAGTCCACGGTATCATCGCTGCTCTCATCAGCGCCTCACTCACTGCCTGTTGTCGACGCAGATGTGCTGGCCCGAGAAGTTGTCGAGCCCGGCACCAGGGGCTATCGTGCCATTGTCAAGCACTTTGGCCCCATGGCACCCGATCTGCTTTTCCCAGCATCAGACACCATGCCGGAGAATGGACCTGACGGCAAGGGCCGGCCACTGAACCGGGCTGTCCTGGGACGACTTGTTTTTGGCGACGAGCCCCAGATGCAGAAGAACAGGGCGGTGCTCTCAAGCATTGTGCACCCGGCTGTGCGACTGGGCATGGTCAAGATGGTAACGGCCTGCTACTTGAAGGGACACTGGGCGGTGGTGCTCGATGTCCCGCTGCTGTTTGAAAGCAAGCTGGACAAGTTTTGCGGAGTGACAATGGTGGTTGCCGTTACAGAGCCAGAGACCCAGCTCAGGAGACTCATGGACAGAAACCCGGATCTGAGTAGAGAAGACGCAGAGAACAGGGTCAAGAGCCAGATGGACGTTCGGCTAAAGGCAGAGAGGTGCTTATCCGCAGGACCAGGCAAAGGAGTGGCACTCTGGAACGACGGATCAAAGGAAGAACTGAAGACGCAGCTGGATGAGGAGTTGCGCAAGCTCAAGGCAGCAAATCCGGAGTGGTGGTCGTGGCTGATGCTGGGATGCCCGCCGTTGGCAGTGGCGCTGGCATCATGGAGGTTTTGGCAGAACATACAAGctgagaagagatggagagaggcgCAGGAAAAGGAGCGTAGCGATTGA
- a CDS encoding uncharacterized protein (BUSCO:EOG092D3DN6), producing MAALRSSSRILSSSRAAFRPSAVFSRSMASVSETEQPRTKSFQIYRWNPDTPTEKPKLQTYTIDLNKTGPMILDALIKIKNEQDPSLTFRRSCREGICGSCAMNINGQNTLACLCRIPTESASDVKIYPLPHTYVVKDLVPDLTHFYKQYKSIQPYLQRDTPAEDGKEYRQSKADRKKLDGLYECILCACCSTSCPSYWWNSEEYLGPAILLQSYRWLIDSRDEHTAARKAKLENSMSLYRCHTILNCTRACPKGLNPGKAIAEIKKSMSIGA from the exons ATGGCCGCTCTCCGCTCCTCTTCGCGAATcctcagctcctccagggcAGCTTTCCGACCCAGCGCCGTCTTCTCGCGCTCCATGGCGTCAGTGAGCGAGACCGAGCAGCCCCGGACCAAGTCGTTCCAGATCTACCGATGGAACCCTGATACCCCGACCGAGAAGCCGAAGCTGCAGACCTACACCATCGATCTCAACAAGACCGGCCCCATGATCCTGGATGCTCtgatcaagatcaagaacgAGCAGGATCCCTCCCTTACCTTCCGAAGGAGTTGCCGAGAGGGCATTTGTGGAAGCTGTGCCATGAACATCAACGGCCAAAACACTCTGGCATGCCTGTGCCGAATCCCTACCGAATCGGCCTCGGATGTCAAGATCTACCCTCTGCCTCACACCTATGTTGTCAAGGATCTGGTCCCCGACTTGACTCACTTCTACAAGCAGTACAAGTCCATTCAGCCTTACCTCCAGCGCGACACCCCCGCCGAAGAT GGCAAGGAGTACCGCCAGAGCAAGGCTGACCgaaagaagctggatggtCTCTACGAGTGCATCCTTTGCGCCTGCTGCTCAACTTCCTGCCCCTCTTACTGGTGGAATTCCGAAGAATACCTCGGCCCCGCCATCCTGCTGCAGTCATACCGATGGCTGATTGACTCTCGAGACGAGCACACGGCTGCGCGCAAGGCTAAGCTGGAGAACTCGATGAGCCTGTACCGTTGCCACACCATCCTCAACTGCACGCGTGCTTGCCCCAAGGGCCTGAACCCCGGcaaggccattgccgagaTCAAGAAGTCGATGTCTATCGGGGCATAA